Part of the Stackebrandtia endophytica genome is shown below.
CGACAAGAAAGAAGCCGCGGGCGAGTAGCCCGTTCGCACGGCCGGGGACGCCGGTCTGTGCACTGTAGACCTAAGTTTTGAAAGGAACCACCATGGCTAAGCTGAGCAACGCTGAACTCCTCGACGTCTTCAAGGAAATGACCCTCCTGGAGCTGTCCGACTTCCTGAAGGAATTCGAAGAGACCTTCGACGTCACCGCCGCCGCCCCCGTCGCGGTTGCCGCTGTCGGCGGTGCGACCACCGACGCCGGTGGCGCTGCTGCCGAGCAGGACGAGTTCGACGTCGTCCTCGAAGGCGCCGGCGAGAAGAAGATCCAGGTCATCAAGGAGGTGCGCGCCCTGACCAGCCTCGGCCTGAAGGAGGCCAAGGAGCTGGTGGAGAGCGCCCCCAAGCCGGTCCTGGAGAAGGTCAACAAGGAAGCCGCCGAGAAGGCCAAGGAGCAGCTGGAAGGTGCCGGCGCGACCGTCACCCTCAAGTAATCCGCTTGTCTCAAGCTGAAAAGCGCGTCCGGTTCGCCGGACGCGCTTTTTCGTGTTCTGATTCGCCCGCCGAGGCCACTCAATCGAAAGATTGACGGCCGCAAATCTGATGCGCGAATGGCGTGGCGCTTCTAGAGTTGACGGGTGCTGATCACCAACCCCCTCGGGGCCGCAGATGGAGTTTAGGATCCTCGGGCCGCTGGAGATCATTCATCAGGGTGAACAGATCCGCATTCGAGGCCGCCACCACCCCAAAGTCCTCGCCGTGTTGCTGGCCGACGTGGGACGGGTGGTCGATCAATCTCGTCTCGTCGACACACTGTGGAGTGACGACCCGCCGAACACCGCTGTGCGTCAGGTGCAGAACATCGTGGCCCATCTGCGACGCCAGCTGGGTGAGTCGGCACCACCGGTGGAGGCGGTGGGTACCGGATATCGCCTGACCGTTCCATCGGGAAGGCTGGACGCCGCCGAGTTCGCCGCTGACGTGCGGCGGGCGGCGACGCTGCGTGAGAAGGGTGACGTAGCCGAGAGTTTCGACCTCCTCGGCACCGGCTTGGCCCGCTGGCGCGGAGCGGCGTTGGCCGGATTGACCGGTCCGGTGATCGAGGCCGTCGCACAGCGGCTGGACGAGGCCCGGCTGGCAGCGCTGGAGGAGCAGATCGAGCTGGCCCTGGAGCTGGGACGACACGATCGGTTCATTCCGATACTTCGAGACGTGTCGGCTGAGCACCCCTACCGACAACGCCCGATCGGGCAGCTGATGCACGCGTTGCATCTGGATGGTCGAACCGCTGAAGCGTTGGAGGTGTTCGGGCAGGCCAGACGGCGACTGGCCGACGACCTCGGAATCTCACCGACGGAACAGCTGAACCGACTGCATTCGGCGATCCTGCGCGACGATCCCGGGTTGCGTCCCCGGACGGCTGGGACCGTTGAGCCGCAAGCACTCCGCATCACACCGGCACAGTTGCCCGCGGCCGGTTCGCGGTTCGTGGGGCGATCGGCTGAACTGATCCGATTGGACGGTTGCGCCGCCGACGGCCGGATCGCGGTGATCAGTGGACCGGGCGGGGTCGGTAAGAGCGCCCTGGCATTCCAATGGGGACATAGCCACCGGGACGACTTCCCCGACGGCCAGCTGTATGTGAACCTGTACGGCTTCAGCCAACGGGATCCGGTCAAGACCCGGGATGTGCTGACCGGGTTCCTGCGGGCCATGGGGGTGGCCGAGTCCGCGATTCCGCCGTCGGAGTCGGAGACCCTCGCACTCTACCGCTCCATCATGGCCGATCGCCGGATGCTGGTCCTGCTGGACAACGCGCGCGACGTGGAGCAGGTGCGTAACCTGTTGCCGGGCGCGGGCGACAACTTCGTAATCGTGACCAGTCGACACCGGATGGCCGGCCTGAGCGCCCGCGACGACGCACAGCTGGTTCCGCTGCTGGCGTTGAACCCCAACGAATCGACCAGCCTGCTGTCGCGAACCCTGGGCAGTCATCGCACCGAACGGGAGCCCGAGGCCGCCGACCGGCTCGCGAGACTGTGCGGGCACCTGCCGTTGGCACTGCGGATAGCGGCCGCGCACTTGGCGGGGCGCCCCAGTGACGAGATCGAGGCGTTCACCGCTCAACTGGAATCCGACGACCGGTTGGATCTGCTGTCGGTCGACGGTGACCCGGAGGCGGCGGTCGCGGCCACCTTCGACTCCTCGTTCCAGCTGTTGAGTCGGGACGCCCAACGGCTGTTCCTGTCCGTCGGGCTGCTACCCGAAGCCCTGGTGTGTGTTGCCCAGCTGGCCACGGCCACCGGACGAACGGAGTCCGAGACCGAACAGATCCTGCGGGAGTTGGTCAACGCCCACCTCGTCGAGGTCCACCACAGTGGCTGGTACCGGATGCACGACCTGATCCGGTTGTACGCCAGACAGAAGGCGACTACCGAGGTCGATGCGACCGAGCGCGAGAATCTCACGGAGGGGCTGTTCTCCTGGTATGAGCGGATAGCAGAACGCTACTTCGATACCAGCGCCTTTGAGAGTGTCGTCGCCGGTTATTGGGAGTATCGGGAACATCCGAAGGTCTGGCGGCTGTGTGGGGTTTTGAAGGTCGGGATGAACCGAGGCGTCGGCTTCTCGGAGTGTCGGGGGATCTCAGCCGATGGCATCGCGATCGCCGACGAGCGCAATGATCCGTTGGCACTCGCACACATGTGGGAGCTGCGCGGCACGACCGACTGGATGGTCAGCCGAACCTTCGAGGCGGTCGAATCCGGAAGGAAGGCACTTCGGTACGCCGAGATCAGCGGCCAGGTGGCCGTTGTTCGCATGTGCTCGGGAAACCTCGGTCAGATGTTGTATTCCGATGGCCGATACGAAGAGGCCGAGACCCATGTGCGGCGCAGCATCGATCTGATTTCGGAGACCGACGCACCGAGCATCGGGGCCAACGCGTTGAATCGGCTCGCTTCGATCCATCGGTGTTTGGGTCGGTATGCCGAGGCCGCAGCCGAGGCGCGGGCATCCATTGCCCGGTATCAGCAGATCCCGATACCTGATGTCGTGGCCCGTCTGACATTGGCGCGAGTCTATCTGGACTGGGGGCGATTGCCGCAGGCGGAGCAGGAGGCGAACACAGCACTGATGGCACGGGAGGCCATGGGGGGTAGCCGATTCGAGATCCAGCTTCGACAGGTGTTGACCGAAGTCGCCTATCGATCGGGTAGCCCCGAGGCGGCTCGTCGGCAGCTGTACGACATTGAGCGGTTGTTCGGTGCGACGACGGGCGGGGCCGTGGAGGAATCCAACCTCCATTGGGGGGCCGTGCTTGCCGCACTCGGCGAACACGAGGAGGCGCTGCGGCGAGCCAAGTCGGTGATGACGTACTTCTCGGGCACCAGCCGCACCTATGCGGCTGCCGCAGCGTACTGCCTGGCGACCGTGCACCATGCCATGGGCGACCACCTTGCCGCGCTGGCGGCGGCGCGGCAGGCTCGCGACTTCTACCGCTCGGTGTCGGCTCCGCTGCGATGGGCCCGGTCGCTGGCGTTGATGGCCTCGATTCACGAGGCGCTGCACCGTATCGACGAAGCCCGCCAATGCCGGGACGAGGCCAATCGGCTGTTTCGTTCCATCGACGTCGACGAGACCGCGCAGTTGAACAGCCCGGTGTGAATCGACCAAGTTCGATTTTCGTTATCGAGCTGTGCTGTGCGAATTATCCCCATTTCGCTAAGCTGCCCTGATCAGCCGAGCGCCGACGGAATCATCCCGTAACCGGCCATAAAGGGCGATCGGCGGGAGGAACCTGATGGGCGTTGGCGCCGAAGTGGTGGGACTGACCAAATCGTTCGGTGAACAGACGGTGTGGTCCGACGTGTCGTTGACGGTTCCCGCCGGAGACATCACGGTTCTGTTGGGCCCCTCCGGAACCGGGAAATCGGTGTTCTTGAAGACGTTGATCGGTCTGTTGCGTCCCGATTGCGGTCAGGTCTTCATCGACGGCCGGGAGTTGACGGCCATGCGGGAGAAACAGCTCTACGAGATCCGGAAGCGCTGCGGGGTCCTGTTTCAGGACGGCGCGTTGTTCGGTTCGATGACGGTGTACGACAACATCGCGTTTCCGTTGCGGGAACACACTCGCAAGACCGAGGCCGAGATCCGCCGGATCGTCGCGGGGCGACTGGAACTGGTCGGCATGACCGGGGATGAGGACAAACTGCCGTCGGAGATCTCCGGCGGCATGCGAAAACGTGCCGGGTTGGCCAGGGCCCTGGTGATGAATCCGGAGCTGATCCTGTGTGACGAACCCGATTCCGGTCTCGACCCGGTACGCACCGCGTTCCTCGGGAAGCTGATCGCCGACTTGAACGCCGAGACCGGCGCGACCTTTCTCATCGTCACCCATGACATCAACACCGCGCGCACGCTACCCGACCACATTGGAATGCTGTACCGGGGCGAATTGATCGCATTCGATGACCGCGAGAACATCCTGGCGTCGACGGAACCGGTGGTGCGTCAGTTCCTCGCGGCAGGTCTCGACGGCCCCATCGGGATGGCCGAGGAACGCGATGCCGAGGAGACCGCGGAGGCGCAACGGTGAACGCGCTCGCCGGCCTGGGGCGGTTCACCGGGTTCTGTCTCGACACCATGAAGTCGTTGCCCAGGCGGCCGTTTCAGTTGGCGGAGGCGGTGCGCCAGGCGTGGTTCATCGCGTCGGTGTCGATCCTGCCGACGGCGTTGGTGGCCATCCCGTTCGGTGCGGTCATCGCTCTGCAGTTGGGGTCGTTGTCCCGGCAGATCGGCGCCGAGTCGTTCGCGGGCGCGGCCAGCGTGTTGGCGGTGGTCCGCGAGGCGGGACCGATCGTGACCGCGCTGCTGATCGCCGGTGCCGGTGGATCGGCGATGTGTGCGGATCTGGGGGCTCGCAAGATCCGCGAGGAACTGGACGCGATGAGAACCCTCGGCGTGGACCCGATCCAGCGATTGGTGGTCCCTCGGGTGATCGCCGGCGCCGTGGTCGCGGTCCTGCTCAACGGGGTCGTCTCGGCGGTGGGTATCGCGGGCGGCTACGTGTTCAATGTGTACCTTCAGGGCGGCACGCCGGGGGCGTACCTGTCGAGTTTCGCGGCGTTGGGGCAGGTGGCCGACCTGGTGAGCGCTCAGCTTCGGGCCTTCGTGTTCGGCATCATCGCCGCCCTGATCGCCTGCTACCTCGGAATGAACGCCAAGGGCGGCCCGAAAGGGGTCGGTCAGGCGGTCAACACCTCGGTCGTGGTGACCTTCATGGTGCTGTTCGCGGTCAACTTCGTGATGGTGGCGTTGTACTTCCAACTGGTTCCGCAGAAGGGGTCGTGACATGTTGACCTCGCTGGGAACCCAGATGTTGTTCTATCTGCGCGCGATCGCGTGGATGCCGAGAACCCTGGTGCGGTACCGGCGTGAGGTGTTCCGGCTGCTGGGCGAGGTCAGTTTCGGCGCCGGTGGCCTGACGGTCGTCGGCGGCACCGTCGGCGTCGTGGTGTTCCTGACGTTCTTCACCGGCACCGAGGTCGGGTTGCAGGGATACCAGGCACTCAACCAGGTCGGGACTAGTGCGTTCACCGGGTTCATCTCGGCGTACTTCAACACCCGTGAGATCGCGCCCCTGGTCGCCGGTATCGCCCTGTCGGCGACGGTGGGAGCCGGGTTCACGGCACAGTTGGGGGCCATGCGGGTCAACGAGGAGGTCGACGCGCTGGAGGTCATGGGGGTGCGGTCGCTGCCGTACCTGGTGACCACTCGGATGATCGCCGGGCTGCTGGCGGCGGTGCCGCTGTACGTGTTGGCCCTGTTGTCCAGTTATGTCGCGACCCGAACCGTGGCTACGGTCTACTTCGGCCAGTCGGCGGGCACATACGACCACTACTTCTCCACGTTCCTGGTGTCGTCGGATGTCATGTGGTCGTTCGGGAAGGTGCTCGCGTTCGCGGTGATCGTCATCGGGGTGCACTGCTACTACGGCTATCACGCCTCCGGTGGGCCGGCCGGTGTCGGTGTCGCGGTGGGGCGGGCGGTCCGCACCGCCATCGTGGCAGTGAACATTGTCGATTTCTTTGTATCGTTGGCGGTCTGGGGCGCCACCACGACGGTGAGGATTGTCGGATGAGAGAACGCGTTGCGGGCGTCGGGTTCCTGCTGGTCCTGGCGGCGTTGCTGGGTTTGTGCGTCGCGGCCTACGCGAAGGTGTTCACGCCCGTCGTCGGCGTCACCGTCGTCGCCCCCAACGCCGGGTTGCAGATGTCCACCGGCGCCGACGTGAAGTACCGCGGCGTCTTCGTGGGCGAGGTGCGCGAGGTCGGTTCGACCGGGGACGGCGCGATCTTGTCGCTGGCGCTGGATCCGGTGGCGCGGGAGCGGATTCCGGCGGGCGTCGCGGCCCGACTGCTGCCCAAGACGCTGTTCGGGGAGAAGTACGTGGAGCTGGTGCCACCGGCGTCGCCCACGACGACGCCCATCGCCGAACACACCGTGATCGAGATCGACGCCTCCGCTGAAGCCGTCGAACTGAATCAGCTGCTCGACGGCGCGCTGCCGCTGCTGCGGGCGGTGCCACCGGAGAAGCTGGCGGTGACCCTCACCTCGATCGCCGACGCGTTGGACGGTCGAGGCGACCGCGTCGGGGAGACGTTCGTCAAGCTGGGCGACATCGTGCGGGAGTTGAACGCCGAGATGCCCGCGATCACCGCGGATCTGGAGCTGTTGGCGCAGGTCCTCGACGAGTATCGGGGTGCGTTGCCGGACCTGATCACGGTGCTGGACAACCTGACCGTCACCAACCGCACGATCGCCGATCAGTCGGACCAGCTGAAGGCACTGTGGATGTCCACTGCGGACTTCAGTGACGAGACCAGAGTGTTCCTGGACCGGTATCAGGGCCGCCTGATCCAGTTCGGAGAGGTCACCGCACCGTTCCTGGAGGTGTTGGCCGCCTACGCTCCCCAGTACCCGTGCCTGTTCGAGGGCTTGACCGCACTGGAACCGAACGTGGTGGACGCCTTCTCCGGTGGGCAACTTGACATCACCCTGGAGATCACCCGCGACAACGGCAAGTACGAGCCCGGCAGGGACGAACCCGCGTGGTTGAGTTCGTTCGGCCCCGACTGCCGAGGACTTCCGGGCCCGAACGTGCCCGGGCCCGAACGCCAGTTCTCCAACGGATACGACTACGACGCCTCCCGCGTCAACATGCCGATCCACATCCCCGGCATCACCGAGGGACTGACCTACGTCACCGACCCCGGCGCGGAGGTCGACGCCGAACAGTCGGGTGAGGATGATGGATTCCTGCCGTTCGATCCTCGGATGGGCTACGGCGGTACCGAAGCCGAGAAGCAGGTGGTGGTACCGCTGGTGGCGGCCGCGACCGGCGTCGAAGCCGAACAGGTCGGTGACATCGCGGTCCTGCTGTGGGGACCACTGTTGCGGGGTGCGACGGTCTCGGTGCGGTAGTCGGCTTGGCGTTCAACTTCCGTTCGCGTGCAACGTATCGGCTCGTTGACGCGTCATGGTGACATGAACGTTTTCACACGACGGGTCACGGCCGTCGTCACGGGAACCCTGCTCGCGGCCGTCCTGCTGTCGGGGTGCGGTGGTGACGCGACCGAGCCCAGCGAGGTCGATCGGATCGACGACGCGGTCAACAGCGCGATGAGATTGCAGCAGGAATTGGAGGGGGTGACCAACCGGCTGATCGTCGAGTGCATGGTCACGGCCGGTTTCGACACCCATCCGCAGGACCTCACCCGAGATCCCGCCGCCTGGATCGAGGAGGTTCAGCTGTTGCTGGGCTCGGATCCGCCCGGTACCAACGAGTTCCCCACCGTCGCGGAGGCCGAACAACAGGGCTTCGACCCGGTCTATCCCGACCGCTACGACGACACCGGCAACGAGCCGGATCCCTATTGGGACATGTCGAGCGAGTACACGAACGAGTACGACGTCGCCCGGTACGGGCCGGAGTTCTATGAGTTCATGCGATCCGGTGATCTCCTCTAGGAGGGACCGGATGAGGGTGGTTGCACCGGTGAGGCGAAGGCGGCCGTCGAGGAGGCGACCGGCATACCCGGAGGCAAGCCGACCTGGCCACCGGGTCTGGTCGACGCCGAAGCCATATCCGCCCGCTATCTGAACGACGCGGTGCACGACGCGCAGGACGACTGGTCGGTTTGTGTGGCCGATCGTGGGCACCCGTACTTCGAGTTCAGCGAGCATCGGTTGAACCTGAGGGGCTTCGTCGCCACGTTCTACGAGGAATCCGGATATCAGGGCAGCCCCGAAGGGCCGCAGCACGAGCCGCCGCCGGGTGCACCCTGGTCCCCGGAAGAGGCACGCGCCAACGAGATCGCGTTCGCCGTCGACGTCGCCGAGTGCGCCGATGAGACCGGTCTGCGTAAGACGATGGAGACCGAGTGGCGCATGACCATGGAGGCCGTCGCCTTGGAGAACAAGGACGAGATCTTCGCCTGGCACGACAGCCTGGAGGAGGCGCTGGAGGCGGCCGGGGAACTCATCGCCGAGTGATCTTTCACTGTGAGGCAACGAATCGCGTCGGTCGACGCGTCGGCACGGGCATGAGCTTCTCAACTCGACGAGTGGGCGTGTTGGCGGCGGGCGCTCTGACCGCCGGTGTTCTGCTGACCGGATGCGGTGGTGAGTCCGACGACGCCGTCGATCCCGGCGAAATCGCGCCGATCACCGAGGCGGTCGACGACGCGATCCAGATGGAGTCGCAGCTGCGTGGCGTGATCAGCCGCCTGATGATCGACTGCCTGACCGACGCTGGCTTCGATGTGCACGCCCCGGACCTCACCGGGGACCCGGACGCCTGGATGGCGGAGGAGGGTTTCGAACCGCTGGTGGGTTCGGACCCGCCCGGCAGCCGCGACATCCCGACCGTGGCCGAGGCCGAGGAGCGCGGTGTCTATGTCGGACTGACGCTCGATCCGGATCGCGAACCGGACGACGACGACGGTGCCTGGGGCTACGACCCGAACGACCCGTTCTTCGCGATGCCGCTGGAATACCAGGAGGAGTATCAGCTGGCTCGCTACGGCGAGGAGTACCTGGAGGCGATCGCTCCCGGGGGCGACCCCGGTGGTGAACTGCCCGTCGAGGGTGGTTGCTCCGGCGAGGTGAACGTCGCCGTCACCGAGGCGACCGGGTTGGAGAACGGGAAGATCGAGTGGCCGGAGGTCATGGGGCACAGCGATGCGCACCTCGCGGAGTTCGAGTCCGAGACCTTGCTCTCGGCCCGAAACGCCTGGTCGTCCTGCGTCGAGGACCGGGGCCACCCGTACTTCGAGTTCTCCCGGGGCTCGGTGGATCTGTGGAACTACGGCCAGATGTTCTATAAGGACAGTTCCTACTACTCCGATTCCAGCGAGTCGTACCCGTTCGATCCGCCGACCGGTGCCCCGTGGGAGTTCGATGAGGCCTACCCCAAGGAGATCGCCTTCGCCGTCGACGTCGCCGAGTGCGCCGATGATTCCGGTCTACGCGAGACCATGACGACCGAGTGGAACCGAACGATGTCTCAGGCCGCGATGGCGCACCAGGAGGCGATCTTCGCCTGGCACGACAGCCTGGAGGAGGCGCTGGAAGCGGTGCAATCCCTTCTGACGGAATAGGTCGCTGCTTTCGTCGACGGGGCGTCAAGGACGTTCAGGGTGAGGTACATGCACTCCGACGCGACCGGAGCTGATCGCCTCATGAAGCAGACACATTCCGAACCTGAAGTGGTGGTGCGATTACTCGATTGTGTATACGGAATTATTCAGCTGTCGAATGCAACTGTTCGAGCGGCTCATAGCGTTGTCATGGGCATGAGCTTGTTCATGCGACGTGTCCCGGCCGTGGCCGCGGGTGTTCTGGTTGCCGGCGTGCTGCTGTCGGCTTGTGGCGGTGGCGAATCCGACGAGTCGAGTGAGATCGACTCCATCAACGACGCGGTCAACAACGCGATGAAGCTTGAGATGGAGTTGCAGGGGGTGACCAACCGGCTGATCGTCGACTGCATGGTCGACGCCGGCTTCGACACCCATCCGCAGGATCTCACCGAGGACCCCGGTTCGTGGATGGCGGACGAGGACTATCAGCCGCTGGTGGGGTCGGAGCCGCCGGGTAGCTACGACATTCCGACCCTTGAGGAGGCCAAGAAGCGGGGGTTCGACATTGGTCGATACAACGACCCCGACTTCGATTGGGAGGCCGAAGACGAGGAGAACGGCTACACCACCACCGAAGACCCGTTCTGGGAGATGAACGAGAAGTACATCGAGGAGTACGAGAAGGCTCGCTACGGCGAGGAGTACTACGACAAGATGTGGTCCGATGAGGCGCCGTCGTACTCGGAGGAAGAGGAGGAGTGGCCGGCCGAAGCCGGCTGTACCGGGGAGGCGAACGCGGCCATCGCCGAGGCGACCGGCGCCAAGGAGGACGAGCTCGGCTGGCCGGATTTCCTCGACGACTGGGAGGCCCAGCTGGCGCGCTACCAGACAGAGGCGCTGCTGGACGCCCAGGACGACTGGTCGGCCTGCGTGGAGGAACGCGGGCACCCGTACTTCGAGTTCACCGACGGTTGGGTGGACCTGTGGAGCTATGTCCACATGTTCTACGACAACGGCGACGATTACATGGTGGCCGAGGACGGTGACGAGGGCCCGACCTATGACCCGCCGCCGGGCGCGCCGTGGGAGTTCGACGAGGCCTACGCCAAGGAGGTCGAGATGGCGATCGACGTCGCCGAGTGCGCC
Proteins encoded:
- the rplL gene encoding 50S ribosomal protein L7/L12; this translates as MAKLSNAELLDVFKEMTLLELSDFLKEFEETFDVTAAAPVAVAAVGGATTDAGGAAAEQDEFDVVLEGAGEKKIQVIKEVRALTSLGLKEAKELVESAPKPVLEKVNKEAAEKAKEQLEGAGATVTLK
- a CDS encoding AfsR/SARP family transcriptional regulator, translated to MEFRILGPLEIIHQGEQIRIRGRHHPKVLAVLLADVGRVVDQSRLVDTLWSDDPPNTAVRQVQNIVAHLRRQLGESAPPVEAVGTGYRLTVPSGRLDAAEFAADVRRAATLREKGDVAESFDLLGTGLARWRGAALAGLTGPVIEAVAQRLDEARLAALEEQIELALELGRHDRFIPILRDVSAEHPYRQRPIGQLMHALHLDGRTAEALEVFGQARRRLADDLGISPTEQLNRLHSAILRDDPGLRPRTAGTVEPQALRITPAQLPAAGSRFVGRSAELIRLDGCAADGRIAVISGPGGVGKSALAFQWGHSHRDDFPDGQLYVNLYGFSQRDPVKTRDVLTGFLRAMGVAESAIPPSESETLALYRSIMADRRMLVLLDNARDVEQVRNLLPGAGDNFVIVTSRHRMAGLSARDDAQLVPLLALNPNESTSLLSRTLGSHRTEREPEAADRLARLCGHLPLALRIAAAHLAGRPSDEIEAFTAQLESDDRLDLLSVDGDPEAAVAATFDSSFQLLSRDAQRLFLSVGLLPEALVCVAQLATATGRTESETEQILRELVNAHLVEVHHSGWYRMHDLIRLYARQKATTEVDATERENLTEGLFSWYERIAERYFDTSAFESVVAGYWEYREHPKVWRLCGVLKVGMNRGVGFSECRGISADGIAIADERNDPLALAHMWELRGTTDWMVSRTFEAVESGRKALRYAEISGQVAVVRMCSGNLGQMLYSDGRYEEAETHVRRSIDLISETDAPSIGANALNRLASIHRCLGRYAEAAAEARASIARYQQIPIPDVVARLTLARVYLDWGRLPQAEQEANTALMAREAMGGSRFEIQLRQVLTEVAYRSGSPEAARRQLYDIERLFGATTGGAVEESNLHWGAVLAALGEHEEALRRAKSVMTYFSGTSRTYAAAAAYCLATVHHAMGDHLAALAAARQARDFYRSVSAPLRWARSLALMASIHEALHRIDEARQCRDEANRLFRSIDVDETAQLNSPV
- a CDS encoding ABC transporter ATP-binding protein, which codes for MGVGAEVVGLTKSFGEQTVWSDVSLTVPAGDITVLLGPSGTGKSVFLKTLIGLLRPDCGQVFIDGRELTAMREKQLYEIRKRCGVLFQDGALFGSMTVYDNIAFPLREHTRKTEAEIRRIVAGRLELVGMTGDEDKLPSEISGGMRKRAGLARALVMNPELILCDEPDSGLDPVRTAFLGKLIADLNAETGATFLIVTHDINTARTLPDHIGMLYRGELIAFDDRENILASTEPVVRQFLAAGLDGPIGMAEERDAEETAEAQR
- a CDS encoding ABC transporter permease; the protein is MKSLPRRPFQLAEAVRQAWFIASVSILPTALVAIPFGAVIALQLGSLSRQIGAESFAGAASVLAVVREAGPIVTALLIAGAGGSAMCADLGARKIREELDAMRTLGVDPIQRLVVPRVIAGAVVAVLLNGVVSAVGIAGGYVFNVYLQGGTPGAYLSSFAALGQVADLVSAQLRAFVFGIIAALIACYLGMNAKGGPKGVGQAVNTSVVVTFMVLFAVNFVMVALYFQLVPQKGS
- a CDS encoding MlaE family ABC transporter permease, with translation MLTSLGTQMLFYLRAIAWMPRTLVRYRREVFRLLGEVSFGAGGLTVVGGTVGVVVFLTFFTGTEVGLQGYQALNQVGTSAFTGFISAYFNTREIAPLVAGIALSATVGAGFTAQLGAMRVNEEVDALEVMGVRSLPYLVTTRMIAGLLAAVPLYVLALLSSYVATRTVATVYFGQSAGTYDHYFSTFLVSSDVMWSFGKVLAFAVIVIGVHCYYGYHASGGPAGVGVAVGRAVRTAIVAVNIVDFFVSLAVWGATTTVRIVG
- a CDS encoding MCE family protein; its protein translation is MRERVAGVGFLLVLAALLGLCVAAYAKVFTPVVGVTVVAPNAGLQMSTGADVKYRGVFVGEVREVGSTGDGAILSLALDPVARERIPAGVAARLLPKTLFGEKYVELVPPASPTTTPIAEHTVIEIDASAEAVELNQLLDGALPLLRAVPPEKLAVTLTSIADALDGRGDRVGETFVKLGDIVRELNAEMPAITADLELLAQVLDEYRGALPDLITVLDNLTVTNRTIADQSDQLKALWMSTADFSDETRVFLDRYQGRLIQFGEVTAPFLEVLAAYAPQYPCLFEGLTALEPNVVDAFSGGQLDITLEITRDNGKYEPGRDEPAWLSSFGPDCRGLPGPNVPGPERQFSNGYDYDASRVNMPIHIPGITEGLTYVTDPGAEVDAEQSGEDDGFLPFDPRMGYGGTEAEKQVVVPLVAAATGVEAEQVGDIAVLLWGPLLRGATVSVR